The DNA region GATTGATGTGATAATGGATTGGTCAACGTCGATCTATAATTCCTACTACACTAATTTTTTCCTCCaattcgtcatcatcatcatcatcatcatcatcatttcccgagccttttcccactatgttggggtcggctttcagtctaaccggatgcagctgagtacttgTGTTGCACAAGGAGCGACAGCCTGTCTGATCttctcaacacagttacccgggcaacccaatactacTTGGTCCTCATCACATTTTATGACCGTCCCCTACAACTTTGACCAGGgattttctatttttgtgaTATGGTTATTGCGGCACTGTACATATCTAAACCCTGATCTCTTCGCAGAACGAACCGTCAGACATCCAAGGCGACTCCGGCGTGGACACATGGGCACCATTCGACTTCAGCAAGTTCGACCAGTACATGAACGATTACAAGGAAGACTCCGCACCAGAGCATAACAGGATTAAGAGACGAGCTCGGGTTAGTACACATATCTATATCATCCTGCTCCGagccttttgccaactatgttggggtcggcgtccagtctaaccggtggtagctgtgtaccagtgctttacaaggaacgactgccttatctgacccccttaacccagttacccgggcaacccaataccacttggttagactgatgtcagacttactggcttctgattacccgtaacgactgccaaggatgttcaatgacagccgggacctacagtttaacgtgccatccgaaaaacagttattggtgtctaagatatacttagaaggtACATAGAAACTTAGGAAAGTTGCATTGTTTACACATATCTATACTACTTTTAAAAAGCTGGAGAATCTGTTCAATCCTTCactatgtgagaggaggcctgtgcgtGTGTGGGACGACAAAAAGGATACTGGTGATCATGAACAAGATGTTGTATATGAACACACTAATCTCACTAGatggatttgaaaaaatcttccaGTTTTAGATAGGAACGTATAATATTTAGTTCCTAAGGGATGCGAGTAAAACCGCTGGAGGAAACTAGAAAAAGTTTATAATGAAAATGGCTAATTAGAGAGTAGCACTGAATCCGGCACGTTAGTCTCGGCAGATAACACCATCAATGGGTAGATCTAATGACCACGGTGTTGCAAGCTTAGCTTAATAGAATGTATGTTTCTTTGAAGCCCAAAAATCTTCATCCAGCTTGATTatagaaataatacctaccacATATAAGCTTCGGGAtcaattttgttgattttaatcGCCTTtaggatttattttatgaatacttAAGTCGGTATTAGACTTAACATAAGAAAATCTTGTCTTGTTCTAGTATCTCAAGATTTCGCGACCAATTCTCCTAACTAAACAAATCACAAAAGAATACGCGGGTGTTAAAATAAAAGActcgaaaatcacatttttttcaatgttCATCCAAAAACTGTTGTCTATCTAACAGTACAAGTGATAAGTGATTATTTACAAGTGTATTTAGTGCCCAAAAACTTAAAGAAAAGACTACAGACAACTTTGTATTGCCGCCAAAGCTGACAAGACTGTTTTTTGCTACAGAACATACGGAAGTTTAACACATTGCTTGGACCCCAACTACGGGAGAGACCTCACCACTACGTGTATCCCGAACCAGTGAAAGACAGGATTCTAGAATTTTCCACATCCACCAAAAGACCTGGGATTCTACCGGATCAAATGAACCCTGGAGTGATATTTAGAGTTAGAATGTCCGACGCAATTTTGAGAATAAAACAAAGGATGTATGAAGACCCAGAAAGACACATAGAAGCTGATATTATCTACACGAATTTGATCAAGAAAGTCGTTATGGATGAAATTACGAAGTTTCACAATCTCCTTCTAATGTACAAAACGGATAAGAGTATTAAGGAGCATTTGGGCGAATGCGGAGGTCGGATCTACAAATTCATCAGTTACATGACCATAAAGGTCCATATTTACTGTCTGTTCGATGCTCTATGGATTGATGGGAACCCGTATGTGATTGGTGATGAGTATTCTGTCACTCCTGTAGAGGTGCCCCCGATGTTGCAATGTGATGCGGCTGAGTGCAACTCTATTGTTTTCGTTGATTCTATTACTGAGCCTAAGGATGTCGAAGAGTGAAAAGTAGTTGGTTCAATAAATAGTTGTGGTGtacttatgtgttttttttctttcttgtgtacagtagactgcacatcagtggtaactgtcatgcaccttaactcaatagtaataagtacgattttcctataaaactgttaccactgacctgaagttgactgtacctgtACCTACTACACCTTATCATATTTtgcatataggtatattttttcaaagGGAAAGCCCTTATTTAGTTAGAATGTTAGTCAACAAGTCGTCGGCCATATAATGAATTCTCCTTGACACTAAACATCTTAATAATCTTTGTTAAAATTATCTTTgaatggaaatatatttttattacttacaaagTTATATTCTAAGCCAATATAGACTTTTTTACTTACGAACATTCTGCCGTAAATTAGCATGCAAGTGTTAACTTAAGAGGAAGCCGAAAATTAACTCGTTTTTTTACACTTACTACAGttattcctactaatattataaatgcgaaagtaactctgtctgtctattacgctttcacgtccAAAACACTGAACTGAtcttaataaaatttgatacaaAGATATAGGATGGTTTTTATTccagacttttgaagagttctcttggaaacgctatataaccgaactcgacgcgggcgaagccgcgggcggaagctagtataatataaaattaaagcaTAGCACTAAACACACATACATTTAATGAAAACTATACGTTATGAAGTTAAGAGCCCTATACGAGCGATgtcaaaggacgatgggcgttttggtaccctgttcAACAGTGTTGATTATAGTACCATTACGTAGGTCTTggaaaggcaaaaaatgtttaccatgacgactagtcccaaatccttgtccatttcgtgTGACAACGACGAATAGAATGTGggatgttcataaatcatcaacgtagatgtaattcttaaatccaactgtaacCCATAAAACTTGTAAAGTAATTTGTCGTGTGTTGTATTGTTAACAACCAGCATCAGTCTTATCATTGAGATTAATAAGTCTGGAGACCAAACGACCTTGGAACacattgttacagcctttttttcgtcccactgctgggctgcggcctcctctcacacggagaaggattgagcattaatcaccacgcttgctcaatgcgggttgctgatttcagactttatagtccaggtttcctcaaaatgttttccttcaccttttatcagccattggtgtctaagatatacttagaaagtacatacaaacttgacACTTGGAACACATTGAGTAACTGAAAATTCGCAGatgatgttaacatagtacatattgggagtcaatcttgctcctcacgAGTTACTGAGATATTGATgaatttattctaaaaaaagacgaataataatgttttgaaCTGTTGTCAAATCTGATGACGATTGTATTTCCTAAGGATGACTCCAAAGACTATTACAAGCTTAAGATTATAATTGaatgtatctcaaacaatgtaagatgtctattaactgagtttaaaattattacatcgCCAACACACGCCTCTTAATGAACTTTCACATATGGAAGACATACTTATTTCTATGTCGATTTGAAATACTGTcgtcatatactcccttatgtacttaccccatattttattttattttagataaaagGCCCAGCCTTTTAactaccagggccgcggtaacgctttcgaacaatcccgcagccccggcaggccttggccctacagtagggccaaggcttgccggggcccctactgggccccgcgggggttgctgacatctcggGGTTAAGTAGCGCGTTTCGTTGGTTTATTTAAGGACTAGATAGCGATGCTAAAATGTGTGGAGaactatataataaagtactcTGTGGTGGAGAATTATCATAAAAACTGCTGATTGATCAACATAATTCTATATAGATGATTTGTGGTTATATTTTGATAACGTTTGTTTCAGAGGCGTCGTGGTCGCGGCGGCAAGCGACGCGGGCGTCAACGAGCCACAACCGGATCACCAGAAGATGACGTACCtaataaattcatttgtttttcttcatGGTCGTAAGGAAAGTAGACTACGCTTGCTGTCGAAGACTTTTTCGATGCCTGGCAATTTTGGTGTCGTAGCGCCTACCTAAATATAAATTCATACCGtcgtactacaaaaacttttaaacgtctgttgaacacttttctaaaaaaatgacagattatgacgttgaaataaggtccgtttgcagcaacactttttttagacaagtgttcaacagatgtttaagtttttttggtAAGGCTGTTAGAGTTTCTTCATGCAGTGGCGCGCCGCTGACAAatccgcatgaaaatcggttgcgtagttttgaagatttaagttCACAAAGGGGACATGGaaacgcgaatttttttttttttttgttttataccaTTTATATCATGATAATAATATTCTCGTCTTTATAATGATTGTTAAGTAATTATGTCATTGCAGCTTTTTATATCAATTCTCTGGTTTCCAGTCTAAGAATGGGACCACCACCGAGGTGCCAGTAGCTCGGAAGGGAGACAGCAAAAGAAATTACGTCAAGAAGTCCAGCTACGATATCTATGAGCCACCGGGCAAGGTAAATATAACTCTCTAGTAAATAGCTTTATGTACTATATTTGCTTGGCAAGATTTGCAATTGCACATGAGGTTGTTGCCATGTGGAATGTTCTCCTTGAAATGGCGCGTATTGTGAGAAGGTTTCTGCTCCTGAAGCTCTGAAAACCAGTGGCTTGGACGTAGCTCTCCATTTCGGtggataacatttttttttatttacacacgATTCACCCGCGTTCCAAGGGAAATACTTACCGTACTCGGAACGGGATAAATCCTAGTTCTAAGCTACGTTCCCATCAATTTTCCGTTAAATCAGTTGAGCCGTTGAGTTAAGGCAGCTTTCAAActaaactgactgtcagccgtcGAATGTCAGTGTCTATCTATGCATATTATGCATAACGTATCGTCGGTTAGATGTGAACGAATAagtgaatatgtatggaaatacaaAAAACTGCGTAACGTTCGCTCACATTCGGCGACTGACAGTCAGTGTGGTTTAGACACAGCCTAAGAATTGGTAAATATAACGTCTAAACCGACTTAATTGTGCTTCCAGGACTTTGAGTCAGGCTACGTAGAAATGCCAAAGGACTTGTACCAAGCGCACCTGAGACCTGGCGTCATCTTCAGGATCCACATGTCTGAAGCTGTCCTCAAAATGCAGTACCGAAAGTACGTGGTAGTAAAGTACACCGAAAACATTAAAACAGCTGTTTACTTTCAATTTTCacgttaattatttaattaaggtaAACAGCATCCCCCTGCTCTTATCCCAAATTTAtatgtggtcggcgcagcatttctccttccatactctccTGTTTGCCGTCATCTTACAACTAAATCTTTTTCTAACGATATCGACTTTCaaacaatccatccatcgtttcctTGGTCGCCCTCTTCCATTATATCCATCCATGGCTCATCCAACGTTCATGCTCAAAACCTTCCTCACAATATATGACTCTCACTCCCCCACATCACATGCCCTTTCCATGACAGCCAGTTTCCACGTTTAaatacttacagccagtttcttcatcaaaagttaaagccaaagtaaaagtcaaagtgactgactaaagttaaagtaacggttaaattcaatttttctatgaattttgctgtcactttagccttgaaaaaacgaatttgaccgttactttaactttagacattactttaactttaacttttgatgaaaaaactggccgttagcCTATTAATGTTATTCCAGGTTACACTTAATCTAGTCGTTACACTTGGTTTAGTTCACGCCTTTCTGCATACAATTACTTTTTGGAACGAAGTTCATTATCGCGCTTTGCGAAAGGGGCTtagactgaaaaaaataaaattctctcTAATTATCTTTCTCTCTCATAGAAAGCAAGCCAGTTGTTTTCGTTTCATCGTTTACAGGgtttttgtacataattaaaaatattaataacagtATAATGCAACCTGACAAGTAACTCCGTGCCATCCGGGTGTCCCTTGATACTCTGTGATGGACTGATCTTCCTCTTCTCAGTTACGGAGAAGACAAGGACGAGTCAGTGATTGAAGCGGACGTGGAGTACCTCCGACTGACGAGGAAGGTCATCAACGATGAGATCACCAAGTTTGAGGACCTGCAGTGGCTGATCGGGTGGTTCCATAACAGAACCGATCTGATACAGGAGCACATGTGTAATACTAGGTATTTTACTGTGGGTAAGTTGGGTGTATTTGACTTTatatatacttatgtatatctAGTACTGCTTGTACTCAACTACTTTACCCGACTTCGGCTACAAGTTTGATTACCCATCGATTTCTAAAATCTAATTCTTATTCATCCGCCTGACGTGGAATGGAACGATTAAcggatgatttatattaggccgggccgtgtccgggatgtgccgtgtacgtggctcgtacggggcacggatgtgaaacgttacatacattttgtatgaagcagTTTATATTACACAGTGCATGATCCGTGGCCCGTCCGGGCCACAAATGACGCTCGTCTTTAGAATTTTGTAAAAGCCCAGACACGGCACGgcacggcccggcctaatatcAATCAACCCTAATCCATACAGTCTCGTAATTAACAAATTGCCTAAACAACCTAGCCTTGTTAAAATGAATAAGTATAGTACCTTGTTCGCGCCTTCAGAAAATGTAATAGCAAAAATACTACGAtctgtaagggtgcgtccacatctggcgaatgcgccgcgaatgcgcagcacgcgagccgatcgcgagctgttcgcgagctgcgcgcgtgcatttttgttcgtgcgccgcttctgcttggcccgcgcgcagctcgcgcgcgacctaagcgccgcacgcgagcggcgcgcaggcggcgcgcgacgtctgccatcttcgatagtactgagccaatatacggaactgcaagggcgagaactgattgcgcgcagatcgcgcgccgctcgcgcgccgctcgcgcgccgctcgcgcgccgctcgcgcgctctatacgagccttgcgtgagttgcgctaaagaggcgcaccgaactattgcagtgactgcacgcgcgcagctcgcggacagctcgcgatcggctcgcgtgctgcgcattcgcggcgcattcgccagatgtggacgcaccctaaaagtAATTCGTCAACTGCataactattttggggtcggcttccatccATTGACTGCCCACTGTGCCACATgcagcgactgcttatctgacctatGCTCCATTTGAGTAGTAGTATTAAAGGGTAAAATCTTGACAAttcttacacaaataaatacatagtaaacaATTTAATACAGCTTAAGAATAACGATTCAACTGATTAAGTTACTGTTATAAAGtcgtattaaaattaattttctttaatatatcAATAAGAATTTGATTAACCCAGCTCCTCAGGCAACACTTGCTAAAACTGGCTATCACTGGCAAACCAGAACTCAACACTTGTACACCAACATACCCCAGATCTTTCTAGACTTACACCACATTCTCTTTCCCAGGAACTCCCCCAACGATGTTCACGCACTCCGAAGAGTATATGAAGCGACTCTGCCTGTTCGACGGCATCTACATAGACCATATACCGTACGTTGTGGGCGAGGATAGCTCTCTGATGGCGGCTGTCGCACCTCCCGTGTTGCACTGTGACGCCGCTACCTGCACTTCTGTGCCTTTTATTGATAGGTAAGAAAAGAAAGAAGTCAATTTTTAAAAGTAAGCTGAAAATCAACACTTTTTGAAGATCAAATTTACagaagacagcccccaaaacgatCGCCCTTCATCACTTCCCTTccgtgtttttgctgggaagaagaagtggaacAAACGAAAGTGTCGTGTCGATTACCCGTGACCTGTGGAAAATACTGCCAGTACCGTGATAAAATATTgcctactagccgttttctcgcggtttcactcgcgtcctgtgggaactactgcccgtacgtgataatatatagcttatgttactcagGACGAGTGATGCTTGTcagcagtgaaataatttttcaaatcagtttagtagttagGAGGTTTCAAGTTGCAAACTctatttataggtaatattagcTACTAAAGCCCACCtctctgtttaaaaaaaaaactgttttgcttcgaaaaataaacgtgaagataaacagtttttttaaagaaaaccgaCGTTTAATTATGTTGTCAGCGTATTTCAACTTAAGTAGTATGTATGGAAATGCAttaggtatagtaagttcaactcagtcgtgcgcgcggccctatgtgtgggtaacccttgtacatatacagtgactttgtgtgcgtgacaagaggtacagtcgggtacaaatacagttatttaggggttgtatacggctgtttaaagtacagttattacgtaatttagtttatttatttatatacgatacagaatgattctgtatcgctacttgaaaaatcaaatgatgaattttcggattcgctactttcaccaatgttaattataaattctgactccatgtcaaaatgtctatagtattcttcttttttcttttgtacatgtcgacaagtattacccaacatcccttcatcaatttgacttaaacattcatttatgagtttcattatttccgtcttattttggtcgacattatgcgaagcaatataattttttaaaattccccacacattttgtttccattattatactaaattataggtcttttacattcttagtccacacatttatttattgtccgcgtaccccgagctagaaaatatgtaaggagtatttaattcatcttagatatttcacttcatttatttcttagatactgtcaatgtcaatttgaaaagccgtatgagaaaataatgataaactgtaaaatgtaataataaaaagctttgaatgttgtttcatttttttgaaacgctacctgactccttaaaacattttctccgtgaagaactagacattttcgtaaacgactgtacccataacaaaaagcaatgagaacacgtcatgctcggacgacgtcactgtcacacgaatgaaagttgtatatttacaagccgacgcacacatagggccgcgcgcaaatctgagttgaactatctatactatCCTAGATTAATTCAGACACATATGTAGTTCTAATCTATTTTTTCCTAATTTGACGTGTCTTATAAACGAATCTACCTAATTTTCAGCGTGATGTTCGACGAGCGTCTAGCGCGAACGAATGTGCGCACGTTGACGCGTTGTCAAGCGTCTTGCCGCGCTCACTGCCGCAACGATCCGGACTGTCTGAAGCGGTGTTCTGATAGGTGTCTGCGAGCTGATTAGACTTCAGACCAGTTGAAGttataagaaatataaataaacgtaTTGATTAAAGTATTTTGctgtaaattgttttattttggtgttTCTTGTCAGACGACtgcagaaataataatatttaacaatgGGCTTTTGTAATGCTCTATGATATACTTTACATTGGGAACATAATTTTGCAGACGGCACGCTCTCAGAATCAGAAAATTATCGGAATAAGTAGTTATGCCTGAAAGCGCGAGTTGAATACTTTTGGGCAAGCACAACTAAACAAGTAACTTTACAAGTAGGTAAAGGTAAAAAggccttttctcaactacgttggggtcggcttccagattaacctgatgcagctgatgtttcacaaggagcgactgcctatctggcctcctgaacacagttacccgagcaacccataTTCCAGTATACCCAAATGTAAGCAACATATGGAATACTAGTACAAGTATTGAGTAAATCGTCGacaaacaaaatgtaattgaaaacattcaaatatttattatatcattATGGCTTTCaaactataaatacaatacACGGAAAACTTAATcctgtttttctttttcacGAGTTTGTGTATCTTTATCAACCTCTTTCTTAAGAGATTCTGCAGACCTCTGATCTTCAGCACCCGTGTCAGACGAATCACTTTCTCTCATCGTCACATTCATTTGAGATATTTGTACTCTTGGTCGAGTCCTGCCCTTGTCTTCCGTCTGTACTGAGATAGTCCTCAAACTCGATAAACGAGcttgattttttaatttcacatcCTCAGCAGTATCTAAAACACGTCTCATTTCTGGAGTAATATTCATAACGGATTCGTCCCCAATTCGAGACCGTCTAGACGTCGAAGCCCGGGGCGACTCATTTCTAAAAGAAATTCCTTCTCTAGATTTCTTTACTTTGTCATGTTGACTTAAAATGAGGCTGTCAATCCTCTCTACTACTTCTTTGACATCGTCATCTTCAAGAACCGGTTCACTTGTTTTAGACCCTGACTGCAATTCACTGGTGTTGACTCGAGATTTCAATACTTCTGTCCCGTACTGCCTGAATATATCCGATGCCATAAGGTTAGGCTCTGAGAATGGAGCCATAGAAGTGGGTCGTAAGATAGAGAGATCAGTTAAAGGCAAGGTTTTCAATAAATCGTACAGCATTTTAACGATAAATGCTGTGTCTTCGTCCACGGTTTCATACCTTTTGTCGGGCACAAGCGACTGATCAGACATGGTAACTTCATGCTTTGCCAGGAAAATGAAGTCATTGGATGAGACACGAGTACGTTCGTTTTCTTCATTAACTAAGGTTTCGGGCGATATGGTTCTAATTTGAACTTCGTGTCGCTGCtagataatagaaaaaatgagttttataaatttaaaactagATCTACAATATCAATGCATTTTCTCAACTATATagattggggtcggcttccagtttaaccagatgcagctgagtaccagtgtgcctcatggagcgactgcctatctaaccttctcaacccagttacccgcatAACCCAATGCCAAGGTCATttctggctactgactacccgtaacgactgctaaagatgttcaaatgacagccaggatccaaaaatttaacgtgccttctgaaacacggaagaactcgtcatgataagATGGTTACCCAGCCATCAAAAAAAGAATCAGTAGGAAGCGCCCTGCATCCAGCTCCAACCTAAGACCTTTGTCAGATTGTCCTACCACCTTATTTCTGAATAACCGTAACCAACGGCTATGCAGTCTTGCTAGCTTATTTCTTTGGGGAAAATCAGCAATACCAACCAATATATTATCGATATCCCCATGGAGCTGTGCCGAAACGCGGACCAGCTTGAAGTCCACGGCTAGCAGCACTCGAACCAAAGCCAGTACAGCCGATAGCAGCCAGCATGCTGTGTGCAGCCAGGCCGAGAGGATCGTCAGCCGCGTCGCTTGGTACACGCCGCGGATACGTCGCTCGTATAGGAGGGTAGCCACG from Helicoverpa zea isolate HzStark_Cry1AcR chromosome 29, ilHelZeax1.1, whole genome shotgun sequence includes:
- the LOC124644232 gene encoding uncharacterized protein LOC124644232, which gives rise to MLGFLQVVLVTFFIAATSSDPLASLAFEYPSMKDDIYDQPVNLMSKKSPHAKVNIQGDSGVDTWAPFDFSKFDQYMNDYKEDSAPEHNRIKRRARNIRKFNTLLGPQLRERPHHYVYPEPVKDRILEFSTSTKRPGILPDQMNPGVIFRVRMSDAILRIKQRMYEDPERHIEADIIYTNLIKKVVMDEITKFHNLLLMYKTDKSIKEHLGECGGRIYKFISYMTIKVHIYCLFDALWIDGNPYVIGDEYSVTPVEVPPMLQCDAAECNSIVFVDSITEPKDVEE
- the LOC124644210 gene encoding uncharacterized protein LOC124644210, encoding MSRVPLYQELRLIERNESEVNGAWKGAHVLLFFLAFVFGSFCTFCFHMLMYLFDEKCVLFPKLLSLPSIKHNVIYEFVPSTNDLGILPIDLLSPQWVEKSTCSLPTFVPLVSGICGLIWTTLFLMCSTGRRLTGLQRPWRVIPPMFVFSLVMSCVCIYSSVVTHYGLHELCTKLGEITGSPTCSYTINVATLLYERRIRGVYQATRLTILSAWLHTACWLLSAVLALVRVLLAVDFKLVRVSAQLHGDIDNILQRHEVQIRTISPETLVNEENERTRVSSNDFIFLAKHEVTMSDQSLVPDKRYETVDEDTAFIVKMLYDLLKTLPLTDLSILRPTSMAPFSEPNLMASDIFRQYGTEVLKSRVNTSELQSGSKTSEPVLEDDDVKEVVERIDSLILSQHDKVKKSREGISFRNESPRASTSRRSRIGDESVMNITPEMRRVLDTAEDVKLKNQARLSSLRTISVQTEDKGRTRPRVQISQMNVTMRESDSSDTGAEDQRSAESLKKEVDKDTQTREKEKQD
- the LOC124643891 gene encoding uncharacterized protein LOC124643891, producing MARIDFESGYVEMPKDLYQAHLRPGVIFRIHMSEAVLKMQYRNYGEDKDESVIEADVEYLRLTRKVINDEITKFEDLQWLIGWFHNRTDLIQEHMCNTRYFTVGTPPTMFTHSEEYMKRLCLFDGIYIDHIPYVVGEDSSLMAAVAPPVLHCDAATCTSVPFIDSVMFDERLARTNVRTLTRCQASCRAHCRNDPDCLKRCSDRCLRAD